A window of Phycisphaerae bacterium genomic DNA:
CGGACCCGGGTGGTGGTAATGGCATGGCACGTCTCCGGAGACGGAGAATCGCCAGTGGTTGGGTGATGGTGTCGCTGCCGGAGGATGGGAAGCGGGCAAGAACCGCCCAGTCCATGTGCATGGCGGACAGGCCAGCCAGACGAGCTGATACATGGCCGTTGTCTCGATTAAGCGACGGTACCGCGATCGTCAGTTGAGCCCGTCGATGGCAAGCACCAGGCCGCTTTGCCGTGACGTGTTTCGAGGGGATGGCCCTGCTGAACGCGGGCCACGCTCGTCAAGTGGTTGGAGGCCAGCCGAGGCATCGCTCCGGTCAGCGTGCTGGTGAGAACCACGGGAGGGCGTGGCCGAGCGGCCGGGATCATAACTCCGCTCTATCCAAAAAGATACAGATTCGTGGCGGCCGAGCCGGGTTTGGCCTCATCCGTGCGTCCCGGTCGGCCGATCTCACCATGGGAGACGGCAGTATAGGCCGCCCGATAAGTGATGCGACGAGGGTCGCGGTTCCACCCGTGGGGAGGTTGTCGAACGAGTAGCCTGTATGACGGCGAGCCACGGGCCTTTGGTCGGTGGGGGGCGTCAGCTGATTGACGTGAGTTGAGGTAGGGGTGGACTGGGCGGCGTATGATGCCACTCCTCCGAGGTCGAGCGGCTCCTGGTCTGTTGGCCAGCGGGGGCCTGAGCGAAGTAGGTTTGATGACCACGCACGCCAGCCACAGAGTAAGCCAGACTGACGCCGCGGAGTGCGGCGTTCCTGCAGACTGGTCGTGGCGGCCGACGACAGCGTATGTCCGGCCGTCGATCATCCTAGTTTCGGGCTTGGTCCTGAGCGTTTACTGCTTTCGCACCATGCAGGAATGGGAACGACGGTATCTGCGTGAGAGTGCGGCAGCGGCGGTGGCGAACTCGGCGACTCCATACGTTATTCTGATCGGCGGTTGCGCCGTGACGCTGTTCTCAGCTCTGTGCTGTACACCACGGAGTTGTCGATCTGTCCGTCGCAGGTGCATTCCTGAGCAGCAAGGCAGTGGACAGGTGGAACTGGAGCAAGTTCTGTGGGCAAGCGAAGAGAAGCTATCCCACATCTTGGACGGTACCCCCATTCCCCTTTTTGTGGTTGACAGGCGGCATATCATCACCCATTGGAACCAAGCCTGTCAGAACCTGACCGGGATCCCCGCCCGGGAGGTTGTCGGTACGCGGAAGGCATGGGCTGCCTTTTATCCCGACGAACGGCCGGTCATGGCAGACCTGGTTGTGGATGAGCGACCCAAGGAGGAGATTGTGGCGATGTACGGCGACCGGTGTTGCGAATCCCCCATGTTGCCCGCGGCTTACGAGTGTGAAGCGGCCTTTGCACATCTCGGGATTGGCGGTCGATGGCTCTTGTTCATGGCCGCTCCGGTGCGAGACGCAAATGGCGGCCTGGTCGGCGCGATCGAGACTTTCCAGGATATTACCGATCGCAAGCGGGTTGAAGGGGAGCTTCAGCGGCGGATTGAGGATCTGTCCGAGGCCCAACGACGGATGGAAGTCCTTGTGTCCAACACCACGGATCGTGAGAAGCGAATGGTGGCGCTGAAACGAGAGGTTAATGATCTGAGGCGCCTGCTGGGGCGTGAACCCAAGTACCAGGGTCCGCAGTTGGTGGATGAGCTCATCGCGAGATCCTCCGCATCTGTGGGTGAATAGCGGGATGAATCATGGCGGCTACTCTGTACTGGATTCAGTGTGGCGGGTGCGGGGGAGACACGATATCCCTGCTCGGCGCGGATAGTCCGGACATCGTCGAGCTGCTGACCCTGCTGGATATTGAGATCTTGTGGCATCCGTCCATTTCGACTGACACTCATAGCCAGCATCAAGATCTTCTGGAGCGAATTCTGGCGGGTCGACAGAACCTGGACGTTTTGTGCGTTGAAGGGGCCATCATACGAGGTCCGGGGGGAACCGGCATGTACGACGCGATGGCCG
This region includes:
- a CDS encoding PAS domain S-box protein; the protein is MELEQVLWASEEKLSHILDGTPIPLFVVDRRHIITHWNQACQNLTGIPAREVVGTRKAWAAFYPDERPVMADLVVDERPKEEIVAMYGDRCCESPMLPAAYECEAAFAHLGIGGRWLLFMAAPVRDANGGLVGAIETFQDITDRKRVEGELQRRIEDLSEAQRRMEVLVSNTTDREKRMVALKREVNDLRRLLGREPKYQGPQLVDELIARSSASVGE